From a single Eubalaena glacialis isolate mEubGla1 chromosome 15, mEubGla1.1.hap2.+ XY, whole genome shotgun sequence genomic region:
- the MRPL40 gene encoding large ribosomal subunit protein mL40 isoform X1: protein MAAAALGAVSRSLRPPSRLLGARPTQTRDAHQRASLLSFWGLVPMRAEPLQKKKKVDPKKDQAAKERLKKRIRRLEKASQELVPIEDFITPVKFLNKARQRPPVELPFEENERRALLLKKWSLYKQCEHEMERGAIASLLEAQREALQELKLTAPELHAEATKRDPSLFPFERQGPDYTPPIANYQPPEGRYHDITKVYTQVEFKR, encoded by the exons ATGGCGGCCGCGGCGCTGGGGGCGGTCTCGCGCTCTCTGCGCCCGCCGAGCCG GCTCCTGGGAGCGCGGCCGACGCAGACGAGGGACGCGCACCAGCGGGCCTCGTTGCTGTCCTTCTGGGGACTCGTGCCCATGAG AGCAGAACCTctgcaaaagaagaagaaggtggACCCTAAAAAAGACCAAGCAGCAAAGGAGCGCTTGAAAAAGAGGATCCGACGACTGGAAAAGGCGAGCCAGGAGCTCGTTCCCATTGAGGATTTTATCACGCCCGTCAAGTTCTTGAATAAAGCGAG GCAGCGGCCACCAGTGGAACTCCCCTTTGAAGAGAACGAGCGGAGAGCCCTGCTTCTGAAGAAATGGTCACTGTACAAGCAGTGTGAGCATGAGATGGAGAGGGGCGCCATTGCATCCCTGCTCGAGGCCCAGCGGGAAGCTCTGCAGGAGCTGAAGCTCACGGCCCCAGAACTCCATGCCGAGGCCACCAAGCGGGACCCCAGTCTGTTTCCCTTTGAGAGACAAGGGCCAGACTACACGCCGCCGATCGCCAACTACCAGCCCCCGGAAGGCAGGTACCACGACATCACCAAGGTGTACACACAGGTGGAGTTCAAGAGATAG
- the MRPL40 gene encoding large ribosomal subunit protein mL40 isoform X2, which translates to MRAEPLQKKKKVDPKKDQAAKERLKKRIRRLEKASQELVPIEDFITPVKFLNKARQRPPVELPFEENERRALLLKKWSLYKQCEHEMERGAIASLLEAQREALQELKLTAPELHAEATKRDPSLFPFERQGPDYTPPIANYQPPEGRYHDITKVYTQVEFKR; encoded by the exons ATGAG AGCAGAACCTctgcaaaagaagaagaaggtggACCCTAAAAAAGACCAAGCAGCAAAGGAGCGCTTGAAAAAGAGGATCCGACGACTGGAAAAGGCGAGCCAGGAGCTCGTTCCCATTGAGGATTTTATCACGCCCGTCAAGTTCTTGAATAAAGCGAG GCAGCGGCCACCAGTGGAACTCCCCTTTGAAGAGAACGAGCGGAGAGCCCTGCTTCTGAAGAAATGGTCACTGTACAAGCAGTGTGAGCATGAGATGGAGAGGGGCGCCATTGCATCCCTGCTCGAGGCCCAGCGGGAAGCTCTGCAGGAGCTGAAGCTCACGGCCCCAGAACTCCATGCCGAGGCCACCAAGCGGGACCCCAGTCTGTTTCCCTTTGAGAGACAAGGGCCAGACTACACGCCGCCGATCGCCAACTACCAGCCCCCGGAAGGCAGGTACCACGACATCACCAAGGTGTACACACAGGTGGAGTTCAAGAGATAG